The genomic stretch CGACGGATACCGATGATTTGCACGCCTGTTTCAGTAAAAACTCCGAGCTCGGCGAGGGTCCTTCCGAGGTGGGGACTCCCCTCGGGGATGAGGACCGTTTCGAGGGTGTTTTCCCGGAACGATTCAGCCTCGTCCTTCCCTTCCCGCTCGAGGAAGGCGCGGGTCTGGGCCGTCTCCTTTTCGCCGCCGACGAGGAGGACGCGGTCTCCCGGATAGAGGGACTGATCGGGATGGGGATTGGCCAGCTCGACGCCCTGCCGCTCGATTTCGACGACGGTGCACCCCATCCGGCTCCGGATGCCGAGGGCGCGGAGGCTCTGCCCGGCATAGGCGACCCCCTGGGGAATGGTGACCTCGACGAGGTCGACGCCCCAATCCTCCTCCCGCATCGTCTTGCCCGGGCGGAGCTTCGCGCGGGAGACCTCCTCCTTGAACGCCCGCGTCATCGAGAACTGGAGGCGGCTGTGCCACCGGATCAGCCGCTTCCGCAGGAACCAGAGGAAGGAAATCATCGCGGCGAGAAGGAGCAGCCAGCCGACCTTCCCGCCCGGGACGTAGACCGGGAAGAGCCGGTAGAAGACCCCCAGCAGCACCGCGCCGGAGCCGATCTGGATCGCCAGATCGAGGAACCGGCCGACCTTCCGCCCCTTCTCCCAGAAGAAGGCCTGCGAGACGATCATCCCGAGGGCCGCCACGTTCCGCCACGTCGCCACCGCGAGGACGAGGGCCGAGACCAGCACCACGCCCCAGAAGGCCCACTTCAGCTCGTCCATCCACGCGCTGACGCCGAGGAACTCCGCCGTCCAGCCGACCGACCGCCGCAGCATCGGGGAGAACCCGAGGATGCCGACGAAGAGAAGCCCCTCCAGCACCACCTGCCCGATCCTCCCCCGGGTCAGCACCCAGAGCGGGCTCCGGTCCATCCGGGCCCCGGTCTTCGTGAGCCGGTCGCGATAGCCTCCCAGCAGCCACTTCAGTGGGGCGGGCTGCCTCTTCTCCACTTCCTCCGCGATCCGCTCCGAGAACCGGACGAGGAACGGGGCGAGGAACGCCGAGATCACCGAGGCCCCCGCCGCCACGCTGTAGAAATAGAGGGGGACCGCCTTCGCGTCGACCGCCAGCTGGGCGATGATGTAGGAAAATTCGCCGATCGGCGTCACCACCAGCGCCGTCCGGACGGCGGCGCTCAGGGGGATGCCGGTCACCAGCTGGGAGAGGGTCGCCGCCGTCGCCCGCGCGGCGATCGAGAAGGAGGCGACGAGGAGGACGAGGCCCCAATGGGCGAGCACGTCGTGGATATTGATCAGCATCCCGACCGAGACGAAGAAGACGACGACGAACATCGCCTTCACCCCGGTGAAGGCCTTCTCGACCCGCTCCCGGTAATTCGTCTCCGCCACCACCATCCCGAAGAGGAACGAGCCGAGCGCCACCGAGTAACCCGCCGAGGCCGCCATGTAGGCGATCCCGAGGAGAATCCCCGCCACCGCCGCCACGCGGAGGTCGACGTCGGAGACCTTCGAGAGCCCCCGGA from Verrucomicrobium sp. GAS474 encodes the following:
- a CDS encoding cation:proton antiporter, whose protein sequence is MEEGLLLIRDLAVVLSFAAAAGVLLRKIGISTVVAYLAAGMIVGPNTPPFSLVHDIARIHTLSELGLVFLMFFVGMELSLRRVRQLGAPLLLITAGTAGGVFWLSQGLTQALGWDPTAGLYVAGMLMVSSSAIITKTLGESGAMHERFARRAMGMMVLEDIVAVVMLALLATKGAAAHGGSGGGAEEFDLGKMLVLMGGFVALMVVAGILVVPSFLRGLSKVSDVDLRVAAVAGILLGIAYMAASAGYSVALGSFLFGMVVAETNYRERVEKAFTGVKAMFVVVFFVSVGMLINIHDVLAHWGLVLLVASFSIAARATAATLSQLVTGIPLSAAVRTALVVTPIGEFSYIIAQLAVDAKAVPLYFYSVAAGASVISAFLAPFLVRFSERIAEEVEKRQPAPLKWLLGGYRDRLTKTGARMDRSPLWVLTRGRIGQVVLEGLLFVGILGFSPMLRRSVGWTAEFLGVSAWMDELKWAFWGVVLVSALVLAVATWRNVAALGMIVSQAFFWEKGRKVGRFLDLAIQIGSGAVLLGVFYRLFPVYVPGGKVGWLLLLAAMISFLWFLRKRLIRWHSRLQFSMTRAFKEEVSRAKLRPGKTMREEDWGVDLVEVTIPQGVAYAGQSLRALGIRSRMGCTVVEIERQGVELANPHPDQSLYPGDRVLLVGGEKETAQTRAFLEREGKDEAESFRENTLETVLIPEGSPHLGRTLAELGVFTETGVQIIGIRREGKTFLNPSAKETFKAGDALLILATPEEGSQFEQWLLG